In one window of Nicotiana tabacum cultivar K326 chromosome 12, ASM71507v2, whole genome shotgun sequence DNA:
- the LOC107791957 gene encoding uncharacterized protein LOC107791957 isoform X1: MEKFFGLSHLFMTVFLSCFSTFMVIPPMTDITLSAICPGKDECSLAIYLTGIQQAIVGMGSLVMMPILGNLSDTYGRKVMLTVPMTLSIFPLVILAYSRTKYFFYAYYVLRTLIAMICEGSVQCLALAYVADNVPESRRASVFGVLSGIASSAFVCGNLSARFLSTASTFQVAAAMAVIALVYMKMFLPESVTKGNICSKETETICLLENSPKKGFQFFKTLPSFSDMLCLLKTSSTFLHAAVVSFFVNVAQVGVEASLLYFLKAQFHFNKDQFADLLIISGIAGSISQLLLMPILAPALGEEKLLSVGLLFSCLHMLLYSIAWSSWVPYASALISVFSIFAMPCLKSIASKQIGPNEQGKVQGCITGICSFASVVSPLIFSPLTALFMSQNAPFHFPGFGIACAAFASMLAFIQSLMIRPDDTVINCSPNDSDSGEP; this comes from the exons ATGGAGAAATTTTTTGGGCTTAGCCATCTATTTATGACAGTATTTCTGAGTTGCTTCTCAACATTTATGGTGATTCCACCTATGACTGATATCACTTTATCAGCCATTTGTCCAGGCAAAGATGAATGCTCCCTTGCTATTTACCTCACCGGAATTCAACAAGCG ATAGTAGGTATGGGATCACTAGTGATGATGCCAATATTGGGGAATTTGTCAGACACTTATGGTAGAAAAGTGATGCTAACTGTTCCCATGACCCTTTCCATTTTCCCTCTAG TGATATTAGCCTACAGCAGGACAAAGTACTTCTTCTACGCTTACTACGTCCTAAGAACTCTCATTGCCATGATTTGCGAAGGAAGTGTTCAGTGTCTTGCTCTTGCCTATGTG GCTGATAATGTTCCAGAAAGTCGACGAGCCTCCGTTTTCGGAGTCCTCTCAGGGATTGCCTCTTCTGCTTTTGTTTGTGGAAACCTCTCTGCTCGCTTCCTCTCCACTGCTTCCACTTTCCAA GTTGCTGCAGCAATGGCAGTGATAGCTTTAGTATACATGAAGATGTTCCTCCCGGAGTCAGTAACAAAAGGTAACATTTGTTCAAAGGAAACAGAGACCATTTGTCTTTTGGAAAATTCTCCCAAGAAAGGCTTCCAATTTTTCAAGACATTGCCTTCTTTCAGCGATATGCTCTGCTTATTAAAGACCAG CTCAACATTTTTACATGCAGCTGTTGTTTCTTTCTTTGTCAATGTTGCACAAGTTGGAGTTGAGGCTTCTTTACTT TATTTTTTGAAGGCGCAATTTCATTTTAACAAAGATCAATTTGCTGATTTGTTGATAATTTCTGGTATAGCAGGATCCATATCACAG CTACTTCTCATGCCCATATTAGCTCCTGCtcttggagaagaaaagttgctTTCTGTTGGACTCTTATTCAGTTGTCTTCAT ATGTTACTTTACAGTATTGCTTGGTCCTCTTGG GTCCCTTATGCAAGTGCTTTGATCTCTGTGTTTTCTATTTTCGCAATGCCATGT TTAAAGAGCATTGCATCTAAGCAAATTGGACCAAATGAGCAG GGAAAGGTTCAAGGATGCATCACAGGCATATGTTCATTTGCAAGTGTAGTTTCTCCTCTAATTTTTAGCCCTTTAACAG CTTTATTTATGTCGCAAAATGCACCCTTCCATTTCCCAGGATTCGGTATAGCCTGTGCTGCCTTTGCATCA ATGCTGGCCTTTATTCAGAGTCTCATGATAAGGCCAGATGATACTGTGATCAATTGCAGTCCAAATGATTCAGACTCAGGAGAGCCATAA
- the LOC107791957 gene encoding uncharacterized protein LOC107791957 isoform X2, with the protein MGSLVMMPILGNLSDTYGRKVMLTVPMTLSIFPLVILAYSRTKYFFYAYYVLRTLIAMICEGSVQCLALAYVADNVPESRRASVFGVLSGIASSAFVCGNLSARFLSTASTFQVAAAMAVIALVYMKMFLPESVTKGNICSKETETICLLENSPKKGFQFFKTLPSFSDMLCLLKTSSTFLHAAVVSFFVNVAQVGVEASLLYFLKAQFHFNKDQFADLLIISGIAGSISQLLLMPILAPALGEEKLLSVGLLFSCLHMLLYSIAWSSWVPYASALISVFSIFAMPCLKSIASKQIGPNEQGKVQGCITGICSFASVVSPLIFSPLTALFMSQNAPFHFPGFGIACAAFASMLAFIQSLMIRPDDTVINCSPNDSDSGEP; encoded by the exons ATGGGATCACTAGTGATGATGCCAATATTGGGGAATTTGTCAGACACTTATGGTAGAAAAGTGATGCTAACTGTTCCCATGACCCTTTCCATTTTCCCTCTAG TGATATTAGCCTACAGCAGGACAAAGTACTTCTTCTACGCTTACTACGTCCTAAGAACTCTCATTGCCATGATTTGCGAAGGAAGTGTTCAGTGTCTTGCTCTTGCCTATGTG GCTGATAATGTTCCAGAAAGTCGACGAGCCTCCGTTTTCGGAGTCCTCTCAGGGATTGCCTCTTCTGCTTTTGTTTGTGGAAACCTCTCTGCTCGCTTCCTCTCCACTGCTTCCACTTTCCAA GTTGCTGCAGCAATGGCAGTGATAGCTTTAGTATACATGAAGATGTTCCTCCCGGAGTCAGTAACAAAAGGTAACATTTGTTCAAAGGAAACAGAGACCATTTGTCTTTTGGAAAATTCTCCCAAGAAAGGCTTCCAATTTTTCAAGACATTGCCTTCTTTCAGCGATATGCTCTGCTTATTAAAGACCAG CTCAACATTTTTACATGCAGCTGTTGTTTCTTTCTTTGTCAATGTTGCACAAGTTGGAGTTGAGGCTTCTTTACTT TATTTTTTGAAGGCGCAATTTCATTTTAACAAAGATCAATTTGCTGATTTGTTGATAATTTCTGGTATAGCAGGATCCATATCACAG CTACTTCTCATGCCCATATTAGCTCCTGCtcttggagaagaaaagttgctTTCTGTTGGACTCTTATTCAGTTGTCTTCAT ATGTTACTTTACAGTATTGCTTGGTCCTCTTGG GTCCCTTATGCAAGTGCTTTGATCTCTGTGTTTTCTATTTTCGCAATGCCATGT TTAAAGAGCATTGCATCTAAGCAAATTGGACCAAATGAGCAG GGAAAGGTTCAAGGATGCATCACAGGCATATGTTCATTTGCAAGTGTAGTTTCTCCTCTAATTTTTAGCCCTTTAACAG CTTTATTTATGTCGCAAAATGCACCCTTCCATTTCCCAGGATTCGGTATAGCCTGTGCTGCCTTTGCATCA ATGCTGGCCTTTATTCAGAGTCTCATGATAAGGCCAGATGATACTGTGATCAATTGCAGTCCAAATGATTCAGACTCAGGAGAGCCATAA